A genomic segment from Glycine max cultivar Williams 82 chromosome 1, Glycine_max_v4.0, whole genome shotgun sequence encodes:
- the LOC100799117 gene encoding pentatricopeptide repeat-containing protein At1g71420: protein MMVLGGASNFSALMLCSRKLVRYVFFKRCFLRNLCSSSAEPETIATNIDAQIRALSTQGNIEEALSLLYTHSSLSLQTYASLFHACAQKKCLQHGMTLHHYVLHKDPTIQNDVFLTNHIINMYCKCGHLAYARYVFDQMSHRNIVSWTALISGHAQSGLVRECFSLFSGLLAHFRPNEFAFASLLSACEEHDIKCGMQVHAVALKISLDANVYVANSLITMYSKRSGFGGGYAQTPDDAWTMFKSMEFRNLVSWNSMIAGFQLRGLGDKAICLFAHMYCNGIGFDRATLLSVFSSLNECGAFDVINTYLRKCFQLHCLTIKSGLISEIEVVTALIKSYANLGGHISDCYRIFHDTSSQLDIVSWTALISVFAERDPEQAFLLFCQLHRQSYLPDWYTFSIALKACAYFVTEQHAMAIHSQVIKKGFQEDTVLCNALMHAYARCGSLALSEQVFNEMGCHDLVSWNSMLKSYAIHGQAKDALELFQQMNVCPDSATFVALLSACSHVGLVDEGVKLFNSMSDDHGVVPQLDHYSCMVDLYGRAGKIFEAEELIRKMPMKPDSVIWSSLLGSCRKHGETRLAKLAADKFKELEPNNSLGYVQMSNIYSSGGSFTKAGLIRNEMSDFKVRKEPGLSWVEIGKQVHEFGSGGQYHPNRGAILSRLEIVIGQLKEMGYVPELSLALYDTEVEHKEDQLFHHSEKMALVFAIMNEGSLPCGGNVIKIMKNIRICVDCHNFMKLASYLFQKEIVVRDSNRFHRFKYATCSCNDYW, encoded by the coding sequence ATGATGGTACTTGGGGGTGCGAGCAACTTCTCTGCATTGATGTTATGCTCCAGAAAGCTTGTGCGTTATGTGTTTTTCAAACGTTGTTTTTTGCGGAATCTTTGTAGTTCAAGTGCAGAACCAGAAACCATAGCCACAAACATTGATGCTCAGATACGTGCTCTTTCCACACAAGGCAACATTGAAGAAGCTCTTTCACTTCTTTACACCCACTCTTCTCTGTCCCTTCAAACCTATGCCTCTCTTTTCCATGCATGTGCTCAGAAAAAGTGCCTCCAACATGGCATGACTCTGCACCATTACGTGCTTCACAAAGACCCCACAATACAAAATGACGTCTTTCTCACCAATCACATCATAAATATGTACTGCAAGTGCGGCCACTTAGCCTATGCCCGCTACGTATTTGATCAAATGTCACATAGGAATATTGTTTCTTGGACTGCTCTCATTTCGGGGCATGCCCAGTCTGGCCTAGTCAGAGAGTGTTTCTCCCTCTTCTCTGGCTTGCTGGCTCACTTTCGTCCCAACGAATTTGCTTTTGCAAGTTTGCTTAGCGCGTGTGAGGAGCATGACATTAAGTGTGGCATGCAGGTACATGCAGTTGCTTTGAAAATTTCTTTGGATGCCAATGTATATGTTGCAAATTCTCTTATTACAATGTATAGCAAGCGCTCTGGTTTTGGTGGAGGTTATGCTCAGACACCGGATGATGCATGGACCATGTTCAAGTCAATGGAGTTCCGTAATCTTGTATCTTGGAATTCAATGATAGCAGGTTTTCAACTTCGTGGACTTGGGGACAAAGCCATTTGCCTCTTTGCACATATGTACTGCAATGGAATTGGGTTTGATCGTGCCACACTACTTAGTGTCTTTTCTTCACTAAATGAATGTGGTGCTTTTGATGTCATTAACACATATCTCAGGAAATGTTTTCAATTGCACTGTCTCACTATTAAAAGTGGTCTTATTTCTGAAATTGAAGTGGTAACTGCATTGATAAAATCCTATGCAAATCTTGGAGGACACATTTCCGACTGTTATAGAATATTCCATGATACAAGTAGCCAACTGGATATTGTGTCATGGACTGCTCTTATTTCTGTATTTGCAGAACGGGATCCTGAGCAGGCTTTCCTCCTTTTTTGCCAACTTCACCGTCAAAGTTATTTGCCAGACTGGTATACATTCTCTATTGCTTTAAAAGCTTGCGCCTACTTTGTTACTGAGCAACATGCCATGGCTATTCACTCACAAGTAATTAAAAAAGGGTTTCAGGAAGATACTGTTCTTTGTAATGCCTTGATGCATGCTTATGCGAGGTGTGGCTCCTTAGCTTTGTCGGAACAAGTATTCAATGAAATGGGCTGCCATGATTTGGTTTCTTGGAATTCAATGCTCAAGTCTTATGCCATACATGGTCAAGCTAAAGATGCACTGGAGCTCTTCCAGCAAATGAATGTCTGTCCTGATTCTGCAACCTTTGTCGCGCTTCTCTCAGCTTGCAGTCATGTTGGACTTGTTGACGAAGGAGTGAAATTGTTTAACTCTATGTCTGATGATCATGGTGTTGTTCCTCAACTAGATCACTATTCCTGCATGGTTGACCTTTATGGACGAGCTGGGAAGATATTTGAGGCTGAGGAGTTGATACGTAAAATGCCAATGAAACCCGATTCTGTGATTTGGAGTTCATTACTTGGATCTTGCCGGAAGCATGGCGAGACTCGCTTGGCCAAATTAGCAGCTGATAAATTTAAAGAGTTAGAACCAAACAATTCATTGGGATATGTACAAATGTCAAACATATATTCCTCTGGCGGTAGTTTTACAAAAGCTGGCCTGATTAGGAATGAAATGAGTGACTTTAAAGTGAGAAAAGAGCCTGGGTTAAGCTGGGTTGAGATTGGGAAGCAGGTTCATGAATTTGGCTCTGGTGGTCAATATCATCCAAACAGAGGGGCAATATTAAGCCGGCTTGAGATAGTGATTGGACAATTGAAAGAGATGGGTTATGTGCCAGAGCTTAGCTTAGCCTTGTATGACACGGAAGTGGAGCACAAAGAAGACCAATTGTTTCATCACAGTGAGAAGATGGCATTGGTATTTGCCATAATGAACGAAGGTAGTTTGCCTTGTGGTGGGAATGTCATTAAAATAATGAAGAATATTCGTATTTGTGTGGATTGCCACAACTTCATGAAATTAGCATCATATCTATTTCAGAAGGAGATTGTTGTGAGAGATTCAAACCGTTTTCACCGCTTCAAATATGCAACATGCTCTTGTAATGACTATTGGTAG
- the LOC100799638 gene encoding pentatricopeptide repeat-containing protein At5g42310, chloroplastic: MDIHSVFRSMQISLSYNHGNPLLRIPRAIVTQCSKKSNFLKFPNRWVRNKGVKEVGSEFDSKSKTMLFKIPDIGENEELSSNLCSQFICECCKEGDLDRAMSLLSQMEAKGFHLSSTAYACLIEALGNVGRTSEADMLFKEMICDGYKPKLNFYTSLLRGFLKKGLLGLANGVLKEMDYSGIWRSKETYQIFLDYYVGAGRLEDTWSTINVMKQKGFPLNSFVYSKVVGIYRDNGMWKKAIEVLEEIRERGISLDIHICNSIIDTFGKYGELDEALKLFKKMQEEGVRPNIVTWNSLIKWHCKEGDFMKSFHLFTDMQEQGLYPDPKIFVTIISCMGEQGKWGIIKKYFESMKIRGNKEYGAVYAVLVDIYGQYGKFQNARECVQALKSEGVLVSPSIFCVLANAYAQQGLCEQVIMVLQIMEAEGIEPNIVMLNMLINAFGNAGRYMEAMSVYHHIKESGVSPDVVTYTTLMKAFIRAKKFDEVPIIYKEMENDRCTPDRKARQMLQVALMVLERMNSLQIY, translated from the exons ATGGATATTCACTCCGTTTTCCGCTCTATGCAAATTTCACTGTCATACAATCACGGTAACCCTCTTCTACGCATCCCTCGTGCAATTGTTACCCAATGTAGTAAAAAATCCAACTTTCTTAAGTTCCCCAATCGCTGGGTTCGAAACAAGGGTGTTAAAGAAGTGGGTTCAGAATTTGATAGCAAAAGCAAAACAATGCTTTTTAAGATTCCTGATATTGGGGAAAATGAAGAACTCTCCAGTAATTTGTGCAGCCAATTTATCTGTGAATGTTGCAAAGAAGGAGACTTGGACAGAGCTATGTCTCTTCTATCTCAAATGGAAGCTAAGGGGTTTCACCTCAGTTCCACAGCTTATGCTTGTCTTATTGAAGCCCTTGGAAATGTTGGAAGGACTTCAGAGGCTGATATGTTGTTCAAGGAAATGATTTGTGATGGCTATAAACCCAAACTGAATTTTTACACCAGTTTGCTTAGAGGGTTTTTGAAGAAAGGTCTGTTAGGACTTGCAAATGGGGTCTTGAAGGAAATGGATTACTCAGGCATATGGAGGAGTAAAGAGACATATCAGATCTTTCTGGATTACTATGTTGGTGCTGGAAGGTTGGAAGATACTTGGTCAACAATCAATGTGATGAAGCAAAAGGGGTTTCCACTTAACTCATTTGTGTATAGCAAGGTTGTTGGGATTTATAGGGACAATGGGATGTGGAAGAAAGCAATAGAGGTTTTGGAAGAGATTAGGGAGAGGGGGATTTCTTTAGACATTCATATTTGTAACAGTATTATTGATACCTTTGGCAAATATGGCGAATTAGACGAGGCGTTGAAATTGTTTAAGAAAATGCAAGAAGAAGGTGTGAGGCCAAACATAGTGACATGGAATTCACTCATTAAGTGGCACTGCAAAGAAGGTGATTTCATGAAATCCTTTCATTTGTTTACTGATATGCAAGAGCAAGGATTATATCCAGACCCTAAGATCTTTGTCACCATCATTAGCTGCATGGGGGAGCAGGGAAAGTGGGGcataataaagaaatattttgaaaGCATGAAAATCAGGGGAAACAAAGAATATGGGGCTGTTTATGCTGTTTTGGTTGATATATATGGACAATATGGGAAATTTCAGAATGCCAGGGAGTGTGTACAAGCACTAAAGTCCGAAGGTGTGCTAGTTTCACCGAGCATTTTTTGTGTGTTAGCAAATGCTTATGCTCAGCAG GGCTTGTGTGAGCAGGTCATTATGGTGCTGCAGATTATGGAAGCAGAGGGAATTGAACCAAACATTGTCATGCTCAATATGTTAATCAATGCATTTGGTAATGCTGGAAGATATATGGAAGCAATGTCTGTTTATCATCATATAAAAGAAAGT GGTGTTAGCCCTGATGTGGTCACCTACACTACACTTATGAAGGCATTTATAAGGGCCAAAAAGTTCGATGAG GTTCCCATTATTTACAAGGAAATGGAGAATGATAGATGCACTCCTGATAGAAAAGCTAGACAGATGTTACAAGTTGCTTTAATGGTGCTTGAACGAATGAACTcattacaaatatattaa
- the LOC100800173 gene encoding far upstream element-binding protein 1 isoform X2, with translation MAEEEVVAPAASPVPSDNKRKLEDLQPENTESNANSISISDAENADAAVSAETENKRLRLDDHQDGLANNTNGHQDEQVAEPGKETEERSTLENVTPEHDKTISVDHSEATANEQTSAENNEPADAKEPHVEDSGQENAEELSKETQQQSKDSTEQDASSGDKQPNSVDTALHNVEVPYNKQDTSSGQKQPTSGDEITTRKIEVPNNKVGVLIGKAGDTIRYLQYNSGAKIQITRDADADPLCATRSVELIGSLESIDKAEKLMNAVIAEADAGGSPSLVARGLSPAQATVGSEQIQIQVPNEKVGLIIGRGGETIKSLQTKSGARIQLIPQHLPEGDDSKERTVQVTGDKRQIEIAQELIKEVMNQPVRPSSGGFGQQAYRPPRGSGGPPQWGQRGSHFGQPTAYDYQHRGPYPSHNQPYAPPPYGNYPQHMAPRSSFGSGWEQRPHHSFQGPPPHNGGYEYYGGQGGHLSEAPPSTQLPSSAPPHGAGPSPVPSMVPTPAQVNYNYGQPQGQDYGHQTAYSQAGLPQQGYGQGYDESKYENRAPTQHSYGGHVNSQSTYPQAVAQPNYPAPQQYGKPPLYGMPSQGQPPQSYGPPRATQPGDMPYQGSTPAQSYGTNMPTQQPYPYAVSGPSQTAYPSYGSAPAADGYSHPPPASGPPYTQPGAQPTYGQPAAQPAASYAQVGPTGYGSYPSSQPSYPEQPAPNNAVYGYQAPQDPGYSTGAAPAYSTAQPSGQPGYVQPTPTQTGYEQSNTQPAGYAAVPASASAVYGKTLSPQPAAYQYDSTQVYGAPR, from the exons ATGGCGGAGGAAGAAGTTGTGGCACCCGCTGCTAGCCCCGTTCCCTCTGATAACAAACGCAAGCTCGAAGATCTGCAACCCGAAAACACCGAATCTAATGCCAACTCCATCTCCATCTCCGACGCCGAGAACGCCGATGCCGCGGTTTCCGCCGAGACCGAGAACAAGCGCCTCCGCCTCGACGACCACCAGGATGGCCTCG CTAATAATACAAATGGGCATCAAGATGAGCAGGTTGCTGAGCCAGGAAAAGAGACTGAGGAAAGATCCACTCTGGAGAATGTCACTCCCGAGCATGATAAAACTATATCCGTAGATCATTCAGAGGCAACTGCTAATGAACAAACTTCAGCTGAGAATAACGAGCCAGCTGATGCCAAAGAACCTCACGTAGAGGACTCTGGACAAGAAAATGCAGAGGAGCTTTCTAAAGAAACTCAACAACAATCTAAGGACTCAACTGAGCAAGATGCTTCTTCTGGAGACAAGCAACCTAATTCAGTTGACACTGCTTTGCACAATGTGGAAGTTCCCTATAATAAG CAAGATACATCTTCTGGGCAAAAGCAACCTACATCTGGGGATGAAATAACTACACGGAAAATTGAGGTTCCTAACAACAAG GTTGGTGTACTTATTGGCAAGGCTGGAGATACTATACGATACCTGCAGTACAATTCAGGTGCAAAGATTCAGATCACGAGGGATGCTGATGCTGATCCTCTCTGTGCAACAAGGTCTGTGGAATTGATAGGAAGTTTGGAAAGTATTGATAAGGCAGAAAAACTAATGAATGCTGTGATTGCAGAG GCTGATGCTGGGGGTTCTCCTTCACTTGTAGCTCGAGGCCTCTCCCCTGCTCAAGCTACCGTGGGATCTGAACAAATTCAGATACAAGTTCCAAATGAAAAG GTTGGATTAATCATAGGGAGAGGTGGGGAAACAATTAAAAGCCTGCAGACCAAATCCGGGGCACGCATCCAG ttGATACCTCAACATCTTCCAGAAGGGGATGATTCCAAAGAAAGGACTGTCCAAGTTACTGGTGATAAGAGGCAAATTGAAATTGCACAAGAATTGATAAAGGAGGTCATGAATCAG CCTGTCAGGCCATCATCTGGTGGCTTTGGTCAGCAGGCCTATCGCCCACCCCGTGGATCTGGTGGCCCACCCCAATGGGGTCAGCGGGGCTCTCATTTTGGCCAGCCAACAGCATATGATTACCAGCATCGTGGGCCGTATCCTTCTCACAATCAACCATATGCTCCTCCACCATATGGAAACTATCCTCAACATATGGCTCCAAGAAGCAGCTTTGGTTCTGGTTGGGAGCAAAGGCCTCACCACAGCTTTCAAGGGCCACCGCCACATAATGGTGGTTATGAGTATTATGGAGGACAAGGGGGTCATTTATCCGAAGCTCCACCATCCACACAGCTTCCCAGTTCAGCCCCCCCACATGGTGCGGGTCCTTCCCCTGTACCTTCTATGGTACCAACCCCAGCTCAGGTGAATTACAACTATGGACAGCCACAAGGCCAGGATTATGGTCATCAGACAGCTTATTCTCAGGCAGGACTTCCCCAACAAGGTTATGGACAGGGATATGATGAGTCAAAGTATGAAAATCGTGCTCCTACTCAACATTCTTATGGGGGACATGTAAATTCTCAATCAACCTATCCTCAGGCTGTTGCTCAACCTAATTACCCTGCACCGCAGCAGTATGGCAAGCCACCATTATATGGCATGCCATCACAGGGACAGCCTCCACAATCTTATGGTCCCCCTAGAGCTACTCAACCAGGGGATATGCCTTATCAAGGTTCAACTCCTGCCCAGTCATATGGCACGAATATGCCAACACAACAACCATACCCATATGCAGTATCTGGGCCATCACAAACAGCATATCCAAGTTATGGGTCTGCACCAGCTGCAGATGGCTACAGTCACCCACCGCCTGCATCTGGCCCACCTTATACCCAGCCTGGTGCACAACCCACTTATGGTCAGCCTGCTGCCCAGCCTGCAGCCAGTTATGCGCAGGTTGGTCCCACTGGTTATGGATCATATCCATCTTCACAGCCAAGTTACCCTGAGCAGCCGGCTCCCAACAACGCAGTTTATGGCTACCAAGCACCCCAAGATCCTGGTTATAGCACTGGTGCTGCACCAGCATATAGTACAGCCCAACCAAGTGGGCAGCCAGGTTATGTTCAACCCACTCCCACTCAAACTGGTTATGAACAGTCTAACACGCAACCAGCTGGTTATGCAGCTGTACCAGCAAGTGCTTCGGCTGTGTATGGCAAAACATTGTCCCCCCAGCCGGCTGCTTATCAATACGACTCCACCCAAGTTTATGGTGCTCCTCGATAA
- the LOC100800173 gene encoding far upstream element-binding protein 2 isoform X1: MAEEEVVAPAASPVPSDNKRKLEDLQPENTESNANSISISDAENADAAVSAETENKRLRLDDHQDGLANNTNGHQDEQVAEPGKETEERSTLENVTPEHDKTISVDHSEATANEQTSAENNEPADAKEPHVEDSGQENAEELSKETQQQSKDSTEQDASSGDKQPNSVDTALHNVEVPYNKQDTSSGQKQPTSGDEITTRKIEVPNNKVGVLIGKAGDTIRYLQYNSGAKIQITRDADADPLCATRSVELIGSLESIDKAEKLMNAVIAEADAGGSPSLVARGLSPAQATVGSEQIQIQVPNEKVGLIIGRGGETIKSLQTKSGARIQVLIPQHLPEGDDSKERTVQVTGDKRQIEIAQELIKEVMNQPVRPSSGGFGQQAYRPPRGSGGPPQWGQRGSHFGQPTAYDYQHRGPYPSHNQPYAPPPYGNYPQHMAPRSSFGSGWEQRPHHSFQGPPPHNGGYEYYGGQGGHLSEAPPSTQLPSSAPPHGAGPSPVPSMVPTPAQVNYNYGQPQGQDYGHQTAYSQAGLPQQGYGQGYDESKYENRAPTQHSYGGHVNSQSTYPQAVAQPNYPAPQQYGKPPLYGMPSQGQPPQSYGPPRATQPGDMPYQGSTPAQSYGTNMPTQQPYPYAVSGPSQTAYPSYGSAPAADGYSHPPPASGPPYTQPGAQPTYGQPAAQPAASYAQVGPTGYGSYPSSQPSYPEQPAPNNAVYGYQAPQDPGYSTGAAPAYSTAQPSGQPGYVQPTPTQTGYEQSNTQPAGYAAVPASASAVYGKTLSPQPAAYQYDSTQVYGAPR, translated from the exons ATGGCGGAGGAAGAAGTTGTGGCACCCGCTGCTAGCCCCGTTCCCTCTGATAACAAACGCAAGCTCGAAGATCTGCAACCCGAAAACACCGAATCTAATGCCAACTCCATCTCCATCTCCGACGCCGAGAACGCCGATGCCGCGGTTTCCGCCGAGACCGAGAACAAGCGCCTCCGCCTCGACGACCACCAGGATGGCCTCG CTAATAATACAAATGGGCATCAAGATGAGCAGGTTGCTGAGCCAGGAAAAGAGACTGAGGAAAGATCCACTCTGGAGAATGTCACTCCCGAGCATGATAAAACTATATCCGTAGATCATTCAGAGGCAACTGCTAATGAACAAACTTCAGCTGAGAATAACGAGCCAGCTGATGCCAAAGAACCTCACGTAGAGGACTCTGGACAAGAAAATGCAGAGGAGCTTTCTAAAGAAACTCAACAACAATCTAAGGACTCAACTGAGCAAGATGCTTCTTCTGGAGACAAGCAACCTAATTCAGTTGACACTGCTTTGCACAATGTGGAAGTTCCCTATAATAAG CAAGATACATCTTCTGGGCAAAAGCAACCTACATCTGGGGATGAAATAACTACACGGAAAATTGAGGTTCCTAACAACAAG GTTGGTGTACTTATTGGCAAGGCTGGAGATACTATACGATACCTGCAGTACAATTCAGGTGCAAAGATTCAGATCACGAGGGATGCTGATGCTGATCCTCTCTGTGCAACAAGGTCTGTGGAATTGATAGGAAGTTTGGAAAGTATTGATAAGGCAGAAAAACTAATGAATGCTGTGATTGCAGAG GCTGATGCTGGGGGTTCTCCTTCACTTGTAGCTCGAGGCCTCTCCCCTGCTCAAGCTACCGTGGGATCTGAACAAATTCAGATACAAGTTCCAAATGAAAAG GTTGGATTAATCATAGGGAGAGGTGGGGAAACAATTAAAAGCCTGCAGACCAAATCCGGGGCACGCATCCAGGTA ttGATACCTCAACATCTTCCAGAAGGGGATGATTCCAAAGAAAGGACTGTCCAAGTTACTGGTGATAAGAGGCAAATTGAAATTGCACAAGAATTGATAAAGGAGGTCATGAATCAG CCTGTCAGGCCATCATCTGGTGGCTTTGGTCAGCAGGCCTATCGCCCACCCCGTGGATCTGGTGGCCCACCCCAATGGGGTCAGCGGGGCTCTCATTTTGGCCAGCCAACAGCATATGATTACCAGCATCGTGGGCCGTATCCTTCTCACAATCAACCATATGCTCCTCCACCATATGGAAACTATCCTCAACATATGGCTCCAAGAAGCAGCTTTGGTTCTGGTTGGGAGCAAAGGCCTCACCACAGCTTTCAAGGGCCACCGCCACATAATGGTGGTTATGAGTATTATGGAGGACAAGGGGGTCATTTATCCGAAGCTCCACCATCCACACAGCTTCCCAGTTCAGCCCCCCCACATGGTGCGGGTCCTTCCCCTGTACCTTCTATGGTACCAACCCCAGCTCAGGTGAATTACAACTATGGACAGCCACAAGGCCAGGATTATGGTCATCAGACAGCTTATTCTCAGGCAGGACTTCCCCAACAAGGTTATGGACAGGGATATGATGAGTCAAAGTATGAAAATCGTGCTCCTACTCAACATTCTTATGGGGGACATGTAAATTCTCAATCAACCTATCCTCAGGCTGTTGCTCAACCTAATTACCCTGCACCGCAGCAGTATGGCAAGCCACCATTATATGGCATGCCATCACAGGGACAGCCTCCACAATCTTATGGTCCCCCTAGAGCTACTCAACCAGGGGATATGCCTTATCAAGGTTCAACTCCTGCCCAGTCATATGGCACGAATATGCCAACACAACAACCATACCCATATGCAGTATCTGGGCCATCACAAACAGCATATCCAAGTTATGGGTCTGCACCAGCTGCAGATGGCTACAGTCACCCACCGCCTGCATCTGGCCCACCTTATACCCAGCCTGGTGCACAACCCACTTATGGTCAGCCTGCTGCCCAGCCTGCAGCCAGTTATGCGCAGGTTGGTCCCACTGGTTATGGATCATATCCATCTTCACAGCCAAGTTACCCTGAGCAGCCGGCTCCCAACAACGCAGTTTATGGCTACCAAGCACCCCAAGATCCTGGTTATAGCACTGGTGCTGCACCAGCATATAGTACAGCCCAACCAAGTGGGCAGCCAGGTTATGTTCAACCCACTCCCACTCAAACTGGTTATGAACAGTCTAACACGCAACCAGCTGGTTATGCAGCTGTACCAGCAAGTGCTTCGGCTGTGTATGGCAAAACATTGTCCCCCCAGCCGGCTGCTTATCAATACGACTCCACCCAAGTTTATGGTGCTCCTCGATAA
- the LOC100800704 gene encoding protein phosphatase methylesterase 1 — protein sequence MGGSIAVHVAARRSLSTLAGLLVVDVVEGTAMTSLIHMQKILSSRMQHFSSIEKAIEWSVRGGSLRNIDSARVSIPATLKYDDSKKCYLYRTELEKTEQYWKGWYEGLSDKFLSCPVPKLLLLAGTRMPRSHTIGQMQGKFQMAVVRHTGHAIQEDVPDEFATLIVNFISRNQIGPHEIEIPGPRKPAFSKP from the exons ATGGGAGGATCAATTGCTGTGCATGTTGCTGCAAGGAGATCATTGTCCACCTTGGCTGGGTTGCTTGTTGTGGATGTTGTAGAG GGAACAGCAATGACTTCACTAATTCATATGCAGAAAATCCTATCAAGCAGGATGCAACATTTTTCAAGCATTGAAAAAGCT ATTGAATGGAGTGTCAGGGGTGGCTCTTTAAGAAATATTGATTCTGCTCGTGTATCAATCCCTGCCACGTTAAAGTATGATGATTCAAAGAAATG CTATCTTTACCGAACTGAGCTGGAAAAGACTGAACAATATTGGAAAGGCTG GTATGAAGGCCTCTCAGATAAATTTTTGTCATGTCCCGTTCCAAAGCTGTTGTTATTAGCAGGAACAAGAATGCCCA GAA GTCACACAATTGGTCAAATGCAAGGGAAGTTTCAAATGGCAGTTGTAAGGCATACAGGGCATGCTATTCAG GAAGATGTACCTGATGAATTTGCAACTCTGATTGTCAACTTCATTTCTCGTAACCAAATAGGCCCTCATGAAATTGAG ATACCTGGCCCACGCAAGCCAGCCTTTTCAAAACCTTGA